The Opitutaceae bacterium genome includes a window with the following:
- a CDS encoding thymidine phosphorylase: MTKRTLPARRFIKPTFEFLIEKKRDGGEFTQEEIRYIIDSTLDGDMPQHQLAALAMAIYFQGMSAQETADLTEEMMLSGEVIDLSHIAKPKIDKYSTGGVGDKTALVLVPLAMASGIVVPMMCGVEHDFVINALDKLASIPGFKSNHNNEQFSNQLARIGGAIVAQTEDLAPVEGKFHALRKETGTIPSLPLITGGVLSKKLAEGAEGLVIDVKWGNGSFVKDLEQAKQLARSMTRVGRSMKRRCVALVTDMNQPLGDTVGTSLEIKEAIQLLKGEGPEDMKELVLKLGMEIVRLAGVAGSTLSAKQTVQRHLTDGSALEKFKELVKAQGGDTSFIDHPEKFSQARHIRKLPAPKRGYVHTINASMIAHGVHILGASRDDHGKIDYSVGVSEIKKVGTQVKQGEPLMMIHYNDESKLEQALEYFKNAYRLAPKRPTPPPLVVERVA, from the coding sequence TCCTTATCGAAAAGAAGCGCGACGGCGGTGAATTCACCCAGGAGGAAATTCGCTATATTATTGATAGCACGCTTGATGGCGATATGCCGCAGCATCAGTTGGCGGCGCTAGCCATGGCGATTTACTTCCAGGGCATGTCGGCGCAGGAGACGGCGGACCTCACTGAGGAGATGATGCTTTCGGGTGAGGTGATTGACCTTTCGCACATTGCGAAGCCGAAGATCGACAAGTATTCGACCGGTGGCGTGGGTGACAAGACGGCGCTGGTGCTGGTCCCGCTTGCCATGGCCAGCGGCATTGTGGTGCCGATGATGTGTGGAGTTGAGCACGACTTTGTGATCAACGCCTTGGACAAGCTCGCGTCGATTCCCGGCTTCAAGAGTAATCACAATAACGAACAGTTTTCCAATCAGCTCGCCCGCATTGGTGGCGCGATCGTTGCGCAGACGGAGGACCTTGCGCCGGTTGAAGGCAAGTTCCACGCGCTGCGCAAGGAGACGGGAACAATTCCGAGCCTCCCGTTGATCACAGGCGGCGTACTTTCGAAGAAACTCGCTGAAGGAGCCGAAGGCCTGGTGATCGATGTGAAGTGGGGCAATGGTTCCTTTGTGAAGGACCTTGAGCAGGCGAAGCAACTCGCGCGTTCGATGACCCGTGTGGGCCGATCCATGAAACGTCGCTGCGTCGCATTGGTGACCGACATGAACCAGCCGCTTGGTGACACGGTTGGCACGTCGCTGGAGATCAAGGAAGCCATCCAGTTGCTCAAGGGCGAAGGTCCTGAGGACATGAAGGAGCTTGTGCTGAAGCTCGGCATGGAAATCGTGCGCCTCGCCGGTGTTGCTGGTTCGACGTTATCGGCAAAGCAAACGGTTCAGCGCCATCTGACGGATGGCTCGGCGCTCGAGAAGTTCAAGGAGTTGGTGAAGGCGCAAGGTGGTGACACCTCGTTCATCGATCACCCCGAGAAGTTCTCGCAGGCAAGGCACATTCGCAAGCTGCCGGCGCCGAAGCGCGGTTACGTTCACACGATCAACGCGTCGATGATCGCCCATGGTGTTCACATCCTTGGGGCTAGTCGTGATGACCACGGCAAGATCGACTATTCGGTCGGCGTGTCGGAGATCAAGAAGGTCGGCACCCAGGTGAAGCAGGGTGAGCCGCTGATGATGATTCACTACAACGACGAGTCGAAGCTCGAGCAGGCCCTTGAGTACTTCAAGAACGCCTATCGGCTGGCCCCGAAGCGCCCGACTCCTCCGCCTCTTGTGGTGGAGCGCGTGGCCTGA
- a CDS encoding RNA polymerase sigma factor gives MSTEEQELIRRLQLGDDRFAFEALVRLHQQSVRAFLARLCGQDQAWADDLAQDTFLTAHHHRLRFTHRSSYKTWLLGIARNLYRNSARREKLRTRNTELPQDLAAPEARSREDLNEELSRAITMLTADQQQVLHLVYLEQLPLADAAEIMQIPLNTAKSHLARAKTRLRELLPS, from the coding sequence GTGAGCACCGAGGAACAGGAATTGATCCGGCGTCTTCAGCTTGGTGACGACCGCTTCGCCTTCGAGGCATTGGTGCGTCTGCACCAACAATCGGTGCGCGCCTTCCTCGCCAGGCTCTGTGGACAAGACCAAGCCTGGGCCGATGACCTCGCCCAGGACACCTTTCTCACGGCCCATCACCATCGCCTGCGCTTCACACACCGCAGCTCCTATAAAACCTGGCTACTGGGTATCGCCAGGAATCTCTACAGGAACTCCGCCCGCCGCGAGAAACTCCGGACGCGTAACACAGAGCTTCCCCAGGATCTCGCAGCACCCGAGGCAAGATCCCGCGAAGATCTGAATGAAGAGCTGTCACGAGCGATCACCATGCTCACCGCCGACCAGCAACAAGTGCTCCACCTTGTCTACCTTGAGCAGCTCCCCCTTGCAGATGCCGCCGAGATTATGCAGATTCCCCTCAACACCGCAAAGAGTCACCTCGCACGCGCAAAAACCCGGCTCCGAGAACTCCTCCCATCATGA
- a CDS encoding DUF6249 domain-containing protein, which produces MQSFAPAFANLQVITLLIPALAILMGPAIVFIVFRAKRERERLWHETARIAIEKGQPLPPMPADLSGANEVNISSLINQSRVRTPFRDLRAGLLLGGLGAGLFLGIPDDFTFFRVCSFILMGLGAARILSGIIGSFLRKDSSTE; this is translated from the coding sequence ATGCAATCCTTCGCTCCAGCATTCGCCAACTTACAAGTCATCACGCTGCTTATCCCGGCTCTCGCGATTCTCATGGGACCGGCCATCGTGTTCATCGTCTTCCGCGCCAAACGGGAGCGGGAACGCCTGTGGCACGAGACGGCGCGCATCGCGATCGAAAAGGGCCAGCCACTGCCACCCATGCCCGCAGATCTTTCAGGCGCCAACGAGGTCAACATTTCCTCCCTGATAAACCAGTCCCGGGTCCGTACGCCATTCCGCGACCTCCGTGCCGGTCTCCTGCTCGGCGGGCTCGGCGCAGGCTTGTTCCTGGGCATACCCGATGACTTCACGTTCTTCCGCGTCTGCTCCTTCATCCTCATGGGCCTCGGCGCAGCTCGCATCCTCTCGGGCATCATCGGCTCGTTCTTGCGCAAGGACAGTTCGACTGAGTGA
- a CDS encoding class I SAM-dependent rRNA methyltransferase, producing the protein MKEDARNESSAKAPIDRSQWAKPWAQLKYFTFAPAIFPRLLGEVSSDARPGDFVNVYDKNGSLCGGGLYNSRAKIPLRVVSHSTTPVSEAYFEEAIERAVSFRRRVLKLDDVTDAYRLIGSDGDGMSGMTIDRYADTLLIELYSLGMAQRLPKWLPRLHELAGTTFARVHVDHDLGSLEGIKPSLFNETNAAAPRLVKIREHGIRYEVDFTEGHKTGFFCDQRENRRMLGRFCEGARVLDLCSYTGGFSLNAKVSGKADEVTAVDLDEAAIAQAKRNANLNQARIKFVHADAFAYARQMQTNGEKWDVVVLDPPKFIFTRDEAGNWEGRQKYEDLNQLAISLVNPGGVFVTCSCSGLLSLEDFEQHVIKAAHRLQRRLQFFDRTGPGADHPVFSNCLESRYLKLLWARVW; encoded by the coding sequence ATGAAAGAGGATGCACGAAACGAGTCGTCGGCGAAAGCCCCCATTGATCGCAGCCAGTGGGCGAAGCCGTGGGCCCAGCTGAAATACTTTACATTTGCCCCGGCCATATTTCCGCGGTTGCTGGGAGAGGTTTCCAGCGATGCCCGACCGGGTGATTTTGTAAACGTTTATGACAAGAACGGCTCGCTGTGCGGAGGCGGACTCTACAATTCGCGCGCGAAGATCCCGCTGCGGGTGGTCTCGCATTCGACTACACCGGTCAGCGAGGCCTATTTCGAGGAGGCGATTGAGCGTGCCGTCTCTTTCCGGCGCAGGGTGCTGAAGCTGGATGACGTCACGGACGCCTATCGCCTGATCGGATCGGATGGCGACGGGATGAGTGGCATGACCATTGATCGCTATGCTGACACCCTGTTAATTGAGCTCTACAGCCTGGGCATGGCGCAGCGCCTGCCGAAATGGCTGCCGCGGTTGCACGAGCTTGCGGGAACGACCTTTGCGCGCGTGCACGTGGACCATGACCTCGGAAGCCTGGAGGGGATCAAGCCCTCGTTGTTCAATGAGACGAATGCCGCGGCGCCGAGGCTTGTGAAGATTCGGGAGCATGGCATCCGCTACGAGGTGGATTTCACCGAGGGCCACAAGACCGGCTTTTTCTGCGACCAGCGGGAGAATCGTCGCATGCTTGGGCGTTTCTGTGAGGGGGCGAGAGTGTTGGATCTCTGCTCCTACACCGGCGGATTTTCGCTTAACGCCAAGGTAAGCGGGAAAGCCGACGAGGTAACTGCGGTTGACCTCGATGAAGCGGCGATCGCGCAGGCCAAGCGGAATGCCAACCTGAACCAGGCTCGCATCAAATTTGTTCATGCGGATGCGTTCGCCTATGCGCGCCAGATGCAGACCAACGGGGAGAAGTGGGATGTGGTGGTGCTTGACCCGCCGAAGTTCATTTTCACCCGTGACGAAGCTGGCAACTGGGAGGGGCGGCAGAAGTATGAAGATCTCAACCAGCTCGCCATCTCACTGGTGAATCCGGGAGGTGTGTTTGTGACCTGTTCCTGCTCGGGGCTGTTGAGCCTGGAGGACTTTGAGCAGCACGTGATCAAGGCGGCGCACCGGCTGCAGCGTCGCCTGCAGTTCTTTGACAGGACGGGTCCTGGCGCAGATCACCCTGTGTTTTCGAATTGCCTCGAGAGCCGATACCTGAAGCTACTATGGGCCAGGGTTTGGTAA